The following are encoded in a window of Thiovulum sp. ES genomic DNA:
- a CDS encoding ribosomal protein S7, bacterial/organelle (PFAM: Ribosomal protein S7p/S5e~TIGRFAM: ribosomal protein S7, bacterial/organelle), whose product MRRRKAPVREVMADPLYNSVIVSKMINKIMLDGKKSVAEKIVYTALQVAEKKFDGDKRGIEIFNDAIENVKPVLEVRSRRVGGATYQVPVEVRPERQLSLSLRWLVDASRKRNERTMAERLANELLDASSDKGSAFKKKEDIYKMAEANKAFAHYRW is encoded by the coding sequence ATGAGAAGAAGAAAAGCCCCTGTAAGAGAGGTTATGGCTGATCCACTTTACAACAGTGTTATTGTTAGTAAAATGATCAATAAAATTATGTTAGACGGAAAAAAGTCTGTTGCTGAAAAAATCGTTTATACTGCTTTACAAGTTGCTGAAAAGAAATTTGATGGTGATAAAAGAGGTATCGAGATTTTCAACGATGCTATCGAAAATGTAAAACCAGTTCTTGAAGTACGAAGCCGACGAGTTGGTGGAGCTACTTATCAAGTTCCTGTAGAGGTTCGACCTGAAAGACAATTATCTTTATCACTTAGATGGTTGGTTGATGCTTCTCGAAAAAGAAACGAGAGAACAATGGCAGAGAGACTTGCAAACGAGCTTCTCGATGCTAGTAGTGATAAAGGTTCTGCTTTCAAGAAAAAAGAGGACATCTACAAAATGGCTGAAGCAAATAAAGCATTTGCTCACTATCGATGGTAA
- a CDS encoding ribosomal protein S12, bacterial/organelle (PFAM: Ribosomal protein S12~TIGRFAM: ribosomal protein S12, bacterial/organelle) produces MPTINQLVRNERKKVIKKSKSPALKNSPQRRGVCTRVYTTTPKKPNSALRKVAKVRLTTGIEVISYIGGEGHNLQEHSIVLVRGGRVKDLPGVKYHIVRGALDTAGVANRTVARSKYGTKKPKK; encoded by the coding sequence ATGCCAACCATTAATCAGCTCGTTAGAAACGAGAGAAAAAAGGTGATTAAGAAATCAAAATCACCAGCTCTCAAAAACTCTCCTCAAAGAAGAGGTGTATGCACAAGAGTTTATACGACAACTCCTAAAAAACCTAACTCGGCTTTAAGAAAAGTTGCAAAAGTTAGATTAACAACAGGTATCGAAGTTATTTCGTATATCGGTGGTGAGGGACACAATCTCCAAGAACACTCTATCGTTTTAGTTAGAGGTGGACGGGTAAAAGATTTACCTGGGGTTAAGTATCACATCGTTCGAGGTGCTTTAGATACTGCCGGTGTTGCAAACAGAACTGTTGCTCGTTCTAAATACGGAACAAAAAAACCTAAAAAGTAA
- a CDS encoding DNA-methyltransferase Dcm (PFAM: C-5 cytosine-specific DNA methylase~TIGRFAM: DNA-methyltransferase (dcm)), with amino-acid sequence MLRIIKNKQPKFFVAENVKGLLSLGKGLVIKMIEEDFREIGYKMEYRLLNSADYGVPQQRERVILIGNRLGLKNPFPKPTNMKQETDNLFSAVSLLPPHRTVKSVIGYLENIETVERNSNQIIEIENRKIYNHIAYTNVENKFWTRKGETTQAEICDYLKFWREKKGISVKKIDEIFGYKHTAGHWFRKDNKSGSIPKPSDWWKLKEILGFDEVHDDFVTNLVEKEIVFEQSLRITNWNTPSDTITASTPEIHINKKRRLSVRECAIIQTFSDDFIFTGSLSAQHRQVGNAVPPLLAYQIAKEIKKVLENGND; translated from the coding sequence ATGTTGAGAATTATAAAAAATAAACAACCAAAATTTTTTGTTGCTGAAAATGTAAAAGGGCTTCTTTCTCTCGGAAAAGGTTTAGTTATCAAAATGATAGAAGAAGATTTTAGAGAAATTGGCTATAAAATGGAATACCGACTTTTGAATTCAGCAGATTATGGAGTTCCACAACAAAGAGAAAGAGTAATTTTAATTGGAAATCGTTTAGGTCTCAAAAATCCATTCCCAAAACCGACAAATATGAAACAAGAAACAGATAATCTATTTTCAGCAGTTTCTCTTTTGCCACCTCATCGGACGGTAAAAAGTGTGATTGGATATTTAGAAAATATTGAAACAGTTGAAAGAAATTCAAACCAAATTATTGAAATTGAAAACAGGAAAATTTATAATCATATTGCCTATACAAATGTTGAAAATAAGTTTTGGACTCGGAAAGGTGAAACAACTCAAGCAGAAATTTGTGATTATTTAAAATTTTGGAGAGAAAAGAAAGGCATTTCAGTAAAGAAAATTGATGAAATTTTTGGATACAAACATACTGCTGGACACTGGTTTAGAAAAGATAATAAATCAGGCTCAATTCCTAAACCCTCTGACTGGTGGAAATTGAAAGAGATATTAGGTTTCGATGAGGTTCATGATGATTTTGTTACAAATCTTGTTGAAAAGGAGATAGTTTTTGAGCAATCTTTACGAATTACAAATTGGAATACTCCGAGTGATACAATCACGGCTTCAACTCCAGAAATTCATATAAACAAAAAAAGACGGCTTTCTGTTCGTGAGTGTGCAATTATTCAAACTTTTTCAGATGATTTCATTTTCACAGGTTCGCTTTCAGCACAACATCGACAAGTTGGAAATGCTGTTCCTCCACTTCTTGCTTATCAAATTGCAAAAGAAATTAAAAAGGTTTTAGAAAATGGAAATGATTGA
- a CDS encoding KilA-N domain-containing protein (PFAM: KilA-N domain): MQIISRKFNDIEVVFENSNSLYINATEIAKHFNKQPSDWLRLKDTKAYIEAFIRSGNSPSEKLVIVKKSGNYKEQGTWIHKKLIIAFARWLDPEFAVWCDGVIEEILKTGSYSIAKTEKPDLEKLEERARVLEISEQEFNVFERVFYKLGIDRKEELAITTNRAVKKETGVDFLEIAEKKGLSTPEKYFTVTELCQIVMNGDFSKDVKKLVSTKKGDKPRPQNLNKLLEKLGFQFREDDLWKATEKGKKFSDFVQNKSKYSEKTVFHTVWKKEILNNIF, encoded by the coding sequence ATGCAAATTATATCAAGAAAGTTTAATGATATTGAAGTTGTTTTTGAAAATTCAAACTCACTTTATATCAATGCAACAGAAATTGCAAAACACTTTAACAAACAACCGTCTGATTGGTTGAGATTAAAAGATACAAAGGCATATATCGAGGCTTTTATCCGTTCGGGGAATTCCCCGAGCGAAAAACTTGTAATTGTAAAAAAGTCTGGTAATTACAAAGAACAAGGAACTTGGATACACAAAAAGTTAATTATTGCTTTTGCTCGTTGGCTTGATCCAGAATTTGCCGTTTGGTGTGATGGAGTTATTGAGGAAATTTTAAAAACTGGTTCTTATTCAATTGCAAAAACCGAAAAACCTGATTTAGAAAAACTTGAAGAAAGAGCTAGAGTTTTAGAAATTTCAGAGCAAGAATTTAATGTTTTTGAAAGAGTCTTTTACAAACTTGGAATTGATAGAAAAGAGGAATTAGCAATTACAACAAATCGAGCAGTAAAAAAAGAGACTGGTGTCGATTTTTTAGAAATTGCCGAGAAAAAAGGTCTTTCAACTCCAGAAAAATATTTCACAGTTACCGAACTTTGTCAAATTGTGATGAATGGAGATTTTTCAAAAGATGTAAAAAAACTTGTTTCAACAAAAAAAGGAGACAAACCACGACCACAAAACCTAAACAAACTTTTGGAAAAACTAGGTTTTCAATTTCGTGAAGATGATCTTTGGAAAGCGACTGAAAAAGGAAAAAAATTTTCTGATTTTGTGCAAAACAAATCAAAATATTCGGAAAAAACTGTTTTTCACACAGTTTGGAAAAAAGAGATTTTAAACAATATTTTTTAA
- a CDS encoding translation elongation factor EF-G (PFAM: Elongation factor Tu domain 2; Elongation factor G C-terminus; Elongation factor Tu GTP binding domain; Elongation factor G, domain IV~TIGRFAM: translation elongation factor EF-G; small GTP-binding protein domain), whose amino-acid sequence MARKTPLSEVRNIGIAAHIDAGKTTTTERILFYTGVSHKIGEVHDGAATMDWMEQEQERGITITSAATTCYWNEKQINIIDTPGHVDFTIEVERSMRVLDGAVAVFCAVGGVQPQSETVWRQANKYGVPRMVFVNKMDRTGADFFNVEDQIREKLKANPVPIQIPIGAEDLFEGVIDLVTMKAIVWDTDAKMGSDYSTVAIPENLQEKAEEYREKMIEGISEADGNEDIMEKFLEGEDISEDEIVAGIKRATLQMQAIPMTCGTAFKNKGVQTLLDAVIAYLPSPTEVADIQGTKADDETQEVVVKSSDEGEFAALAFKIMTDPFVGTLTFIRVYRGKLDAGSYAINTTKGKKERVGRILKMHSNKREEIKELHAGEIGAVVGLKDTTTGDTLSSDKDKVILERMEFPDPVISVAVEPKTKADQEKMGIALQKLAQEDPSFRVTSDEESGQTIISGMGELHLEILVDRMLREFKVEANIGEPQVAYRETIKSEVEQEYKYAKQSGGRGQYGHVVFTMKPGDTGTGFTFNNKIKGGAIPKEFIPAVEKGFKEAMQNGVLAGYTIEDVEITLTFGSYHDVDSSEMAFKLAASMGFKEGARKANPAILEPLMKVEVEVPEEYMGDVIGDLNRRRGQVNNMGDRGGNKIVDAFVPLSEMFGYSTDLRSNTQGRATYSMEFDHYEEVPKNVADDIMKKRNG is encoded by the coding sequence ATGGCAAGAAAAACCCCTTTAAGCGAAGTTAGAAATATCGGTATCGCTGCTCATATTGATGCTGGAAAAACTACAACAACAGAACGAATTCTTTTTTACACAGGTGTATCTCATAAAATTGGTGAGGTTCATGACGGTGCTGCAACAATGGACTGGATGGAGCAAGAGCAAGAGCGAGGTATCACAATTACTTCCGCTGCGACAACTTGTTACTGGAATGAGAAACAGATCAACATTATCGACACTCCAGGACACGTTGATTTTACAATTGAAGTAGAGAGATCAATGAGAGTTCTTGACGGTGCAGTAGCTGTTTTCTGTGCTGTTGGTGGAGTTCAGCCTCAATCTGAAACTGTTTGGAGACAAGCTAACAAATATGGTGTTCCTAGAATGGTTTTTGTTAATAAAATGGATAGAACTGGTGCGGATTTCTTTAATGTTGAAGATCAAATTCGAGAAAAATTAAAAGCAAATCCTGTTCCAATTCAAATTCCAATTGGTGCAGAAGATCTATTTGAAGGTGTAATTGATTTAGTAACAATGAAAGCCATCGTTTGGGATACTGATGCAAAAATGGGTTCAGACTATAGCACAGTTGCTATTCCTGAAAATCTTCAAGAGAAAGCTGAAGAGTATCGAGAAAAGATGATTGAAGGTATCTCTGAAGCTGACGGAAACGAAGATATTATGGAAAAATTTCTTGAAGGTGAAGATATTTCTGAAGATGAGATCGTTGCTGGAATCAAAAGAGCTACTCTTCAAATGCAAGCAATTCCTATGACTTGTGGAACTGCTTTCAAAAACAAAGGTGTTCAAACTCTTCTTGATGCCGTTATTGCTTATCTTCCATCTCCAACTGAAGTTGCAGATATTCAAGGAACAAAAGCTGACGATGAAACACAAGAAGTAGTTGTAAAATCTAGTGATGAAGGTGAATTTGCAGCTCTTGCTTTCAAAATCATGACTGATCCATTTGTTGGAACTCTTACATTTATTCGAGTCTATCGAGGGAAACTTGATGCAGGTTCTTATGCGATAAACACAACAAAAGGCAAAAAAGAGAGAGTTGGTCGAATTCTCAAAATGCACTCAAACAAGCGAGAAGAGATTAAAGAACTTCATGCAGGTGAAATTGGTGCTGTTGTTGGATTGAAAGATACTACAACTGGAGATACTTTAAGTTCTGATAAAGATAAAGTTATTCTTGAAAGAATGGAATTCCCTGATCCAGTTATCTCTGTTGCTGTTGAACCAAAAACAAAAGCTGACCAAGAGAAAATGGGTATCGCACTTCAAAAACTTGCACAAGAAGATCCATCTTTCCGTGTTACATCTGATGAAGAATCTGGACAAACTATTATTTCAGGAATGGGAGAACTACACCTTGAAATTCTTGTAGATAGAATGTTAAGAGAGTTCAAAGTTGAAGCAAATATTGGTGAGCCACAAGTTGCATACCGAGAAACAATCAAATCAGAAGTTGAGCAAGAATACAAATATGCTAAACAATCTGGTGGTCGAGGTCAATATGGGCATGTTGTATTTACAATGAAACCTGGTGATACTGGAACTGGATTCACTTTCAACAACAAAATTAAAGGTGGGGCAATTCCAAAAGAGTTTATTCCTGCCGTTGAAAAAGGTTTCAAAGAAGCTATGCAAAATGGTGTTCTTGCTGGATATACAATTGAAGATGTTGAAATCACTCTTACTTTCGGTTCTTACCACGATGTTGATTCTTCTGAAATGGCATTTAAACTTGCTGCTTCTATGGGATTCAAAGAGGGAGCTAGAAAAGCAAATCCTGCAATTCTTGAACCTTTAATGAAAGTTGAAGTTGAAGTTCCTGAAGAGTATATGGGTGATGTAATCGGAGACTTAAATAGACGACGAGGACAAGTAAATAATATGGGAGACCGAGGTGGAAACAAAATTGTTGATGCCTTTGTACCTCTTTCTGAAATGTTCGGATACTCAACTGATCTTAGAAGTAATACTCAAGGTAGAGCAACATACTCAATGGAATTTGATCATTATGAAGAAGTTCCAAAAAATGTTGCTGACGACATTATGAAAAAGAGAAACGGATAA
- a CDS encoding single-stranded-DNA-specific exonuclease RecJ (PFAM: DHHA1 domain; DHH family~TIGRFAM: single-stranded-DNA-specific exonuclease RecJ), protein MISAREIEKKLQKRFDGGFKSLSDIPHPSLLKDSDIASERIAKAIFGKEKIVVIGDYDVDGVVSSAIAHLFFREINFPVEIVIPNRFSDGYGVSPELLEKVDADLVITVDNGIHAFRSAQILKERGTDFIITDHHNPSDKLPDALAIVNPKREDCPYPYKEICGAEVIWLLLGEVKRVLGVNVDMGKFLHLIAIATVADVMPITNLNHSIVKNGLKILSKSNEPFVQVFRKFAKNGVFTSEDIAFQISPRLNASGRMLDATLSFQFLISENLAEANELFFQIDELNSRRKEIEKEMFDEVSKNIDLSNEILMYSSKNMHEGIVGIVASRIVETFQKPTILFSERDGIIKGSARSLGNIDIFEILKDSNHLFLKWGGHKMVGGLSLELDNLQTFQQRANSLMQKYADTDFENSDETFGKIDLKNLNLNLLQTIDKFQPFGEQNRKPNFELHNVFIKDKISIGKEKDYQKLTLQNGDEVIKILVFRKSRNFEIGENISIIFEPTINEFRGKTSIEGFFVKEI, encoded by the coding sequence GTGATTTCTGCTCGAGAAATTGAAAAAAAACTACAAAAAAGATTTGACGGCGGATTTAAATCTCTTTCAGATATTCCGCACCCAAGTCTTTTAAAAGATTCTGATATTGCTTCGGAAAGAATTGCCAAAGCGATTTTTGGAAAAGAGAAAATAGTAGTTATTGGAGATTACGATGTTGATGGAGTTGTATCTTCTGCAATTGCACATCTCTTTTTTCGGGAAATAAATTTTCCCGTGGAAATTGTGATTCCAAATCGATTTTCTGACGGTTACGGAGTTTCACCTGAACTTTTGGAAAAAGTAGATGCTGATTTGGTAATTACAGTTGATAATGGAATTCATGCTTTTCGTTCTGCCCAAATTTTGAAAGAGCGAGGGACAGATTTTATAATTACAGATCATCACAATCCATCAGATAAATTGCCTGATGCTCTTGCAATTGTAAATCCAAAAAGAGAAGATTGCCCCTATCCGTATAAAGAGATTTGCGGAGCTGAAGTGATTTGGCTTTTGCTCGGTGAAGTGAAACGGGTTTTAGGTGTAAATGTGGATATGGGAAAATTTTTGCACCTCATCGCGATTGCAACAGTTGCTGATGTCATGCCAATTACAAATTTGAATCACTCAATTGTCAAAAATGGATTAAAAATTCTTTCAAAAAGTAATGAGCCATTTGTTCAAGTTTTTCGGAAATTTGCAAAAAATGGAGTTTTCACTTCTGAAGATATTGCATTTCAGATTTCACCAAGATTAAATGCAAGTGGTCGAATGCTTGATGCGACTCTCTCTTTCCAATTTCTAATTTCTGAAAATCTAGCCGAAGCAAATGAACTTTTTTTTCAAATTGATGAATTAAATAGTCGGCGAAAAGAGATTGAAAAAGAGATGTTCGATGAGGTCTCGAAAAATATTGATTTGTCAAATGAGATTTTGATGTATTCCAGTAAAAATATGCACGAGGGAATCGTTGGAATTGTTGCGAGTCGAATTGTGGAAACTTTTCAAAAACCAACTATTCTGTTTTCAGAAAGAGACGGAATTATCAAAGGGAGTGCAAGAAGTTTAGGAAATATTGATATTTTTGAGATTTTGAAAGACTCAAACCACCTATTTTTAAAATGGGGTGGTCATAAAATGGTTGGCGGACTCTCTTTGGAATTGGATAATTTACAAACTTTTCAACAACGGGCAAATAGTTTGATGCAAAAATATGCTGACACTGATTTTGAAAATAGTGATGAGACTTTTGGCAAAATTGATTTGAAAAATTTGAATCTGAATTTGTTGCAAACGATAGATAAATTTCAGCCGTTTGGAGAACAGAACCGAAAACCAAATTTTGAATTACACAATGTTTTTATAAAAGACAAAATCTCCATTGGAAAAGAGAAGGATTATCAAAAACTCACTCTACAAAATGGCGATGAGGTCATAAAGATTCTAGTTTTTAGAAAAAGTCGTAATTTTGAAATCGGTGAAAATATCTCAATTATTTTTGAACCAACAATTAATGAATTTAGAGGAAAAACATCAATTGAAGGTTTTTTTGTAAAAGAGATTTAA
- a CDS encoding chorismate synthase (PFAM: Chorismate synthase~TIGRFAM: chorismate synthase), whose amino-acid sequence MNRFGERFSFTTFGESHGIGVGVVVDGVPAGLELNEEIIQKDLDRRKPGGQYATSRKESDEVEILSGVFEGKTTGTPIGMLIRNKNQKSKDYSNVKDLFRPGHADFTYFHKYENRDYRGGGRSSARETASRVMAGAVAGEILKQFGIEVCSGVSFVGGVGSDEYDFEFAKKSEIYSLSPEFEEEQKQTILSVREHHDSLGGTAVVKIKNSPIGLGEPIYYKLDAKFADAMLSINGTKGVEIGLGAEATKKQGSENNDEINENGFQSNNSGGILGGISNGDDIDIKIHFKPTPSIFKTQDTIDIHGDPQKMNLKGRHDPAIVTRGSVVAEAMAKIVLVDMLLLNMGRKMSDFVKYYR is encoded by the coding sequence ATGAACAGATTTGGAGAAAGATTTTCCTTTACAACTTTTGGTGAGTCTCACGGAATTGGAGTAGGGGTTGTTGTTGATGGAGTTCCTGCTGGTTTAGAACTGAATGAAGAGATTATTCAAAAAGATTTAGATCGTCGGAAACCAGGTGGGCAATATGCTACAAGTCGAAAAGAGAGCGATGAGGTCGAGATTTTAAGCGGTGTTTTTGAAGGAAAAACAACAGGCACACCAATTGGAATGCTAATCAGAAACAAAAATCAGAAAAGCAAAGATTACTCAAATGTGAAAGACCTTTTCCGACCGGGACATGCAGATTTTACATATTTTCACAAATACGAAAATCGAGACTATCGAGGTGGCGGTAGAAGTTCCGCACGAGAAACAGCAAGTCGAGTTATGGCTGGAGCAGTTGCAGGTGAAATTCTGAAACAGTTTGGAATTGAAGTTTGTAGCGGAGTATCTTTTGTTGGCGGAGTTGGTAGCGACGAATATGATTTTGAGTTTGCAAAAAAGAGCGAAATATATTCACTTTCACCAGAGTTTGAAGAGGAGCAAAAACAGACCATTTTATCAGTGAGAGAACACCATGACTCACTTGGTGGAACTGCTGTTGTCAAAATCAAAAATTCACCAATTGGACTTGGCGAACCAATCTATTACAAACTAGATGCAAAATTTGCCGATGCGATGTTGAGTATTAATGGGACAAAAGGTGTTGAAATTGGTCTTGGTGCAGAAGCTACAAAAAAACAGGGTAGCGAAAACAATGACGAAATAAATGAGAATGGATTCCAAAGTAATAATTCTGGTGGAATTCTTGGCGGAATTAGTAACGGAGATGATATTGACATCAAAATTCATTTCAAACCGACACCATCAATTTTTAAAACTCAAGATACAATTGATATTCATGGAGACCCACAAAAAATGAATTTAAAGGGACGACACGATCCTGCGATTGTAACTCGGGGTTCAGTTGTTGCAGAGGCGATGGCAAAAATTGTTCTTGTTGATATGCTACTTCTAAACATGGGAAGAAAAATGAGCGACTTTGTCAAATATTATCGATGA
- a CDS encoding putative amidophosphoribosyltransferase (PFAM: Phosphoribosyl transferase domain), translating into MTKNSYLGFYVFQILAKNSFRKFSQNFQYPQKIHSIGIDERTKNRGYSQTAILSKSLKSDLIVPKYNTLVSNSDVKYLGKSSAFRRKNKRDFQFKREKLRYKKVILVDDVITTGTTLREAKKVISKKGFQPILALTLATTEKPK; encoded by the coding sequence TTGACAAAAAACTCATATTTAGGTTTTTATGTTTTTCAAATTCTTGCAAAAAACTCTTTTAGAAAATTCTCGCAAAATTTTCAATATCCGCAAAAAATTCACTCAATTGGAATTGATGAACGAACTAAAAATCGCGGATATTCTCAAACTGCAATTCTCTCAAAATCGCTAAAAAGCGACCTCATCGTTCCAAAATATAACACTTTAGTTTCAAATTCAGATGTCAAATATTTGGGAAAGAGTTCTGCTTTTCGTCGAAAAAACAAGAGGGATTTTCAATTCAAAAGAGAGAAGTTGAGATATAAAAAAGTGATTCTTGTTGATGATGTAATCACAACGGGAACAACCCTCCGTGAAGCAAAAAAAGTGATTTCCAAAAAAGGATTTCAGCCTATTCTGGCTCTAACTCTGGCGACAACAGAAAAACCGAAATAA
- a CDS encoding dihydrodipicolinate reductase (PFAM: Dihydrodipicolinate reductase, N-terminus; Dihydrodipicolinate reductase, C-terminus~TIGRFAM: dihydrodipicolinate reductase), whose product MIKIGLFGGSGRVGQRLIHLISEAEDLKCSAVFVQNMGDISIDGILETTDVSEFLGAVDLVIDFSLPEATEILLEGLIKNPKPTVCGTTGLNQHQQNLMVEASQTSQILYATNMSLGVAILNKVVREVSNSLRDFDAEIVEMHHRFKKDAPSGTALTLAENVAKGRDLDLNSVRVSGRDGNIGERTKDEISVMALRGGDIVGRHTVGFYNDGEFLEFNHTATSRDTFAKGAIRAGRWLLNKENGLYNIASIFE is encoded by the coding sequence GTGATTAAGATTGGTTTATTTGGTGGTTCAGGTAGAGTTGGACAAAGATTAATTCACCTTATTAGTGAAGCAGAAGATTTAAAATGTAGTGCGGTTTTTGTGCAAAATATGGGTGATATTTCAATTGATGGAATTTTAGAAACAACAGATGTTTCTGAATTTTTAGGTGCTGTTGATTTAGTTATCGATTTTTCATTACCAGAAGCAACAGAAATTTTGCTTGAGGGTTTAATTAAAAATCCAAAGCCGACAGTTTGCGGAACAACAGGATTAAATCAGCATCAGCAAAATTTAATGGTGGAAGCTTCTCAAACTTCACAGATTCTCTATGCGACAAACATGTCTCTTGGTGTTGCAATTTTAAATAAAGTTGTGCGGGAAGTTTCAAATTCTCTCCGTGATTTTGATGCGGAAATTGTTGAAATGCACCACCGATTTAAAAAAGATGCACCATCAGGAACAGCTTTAACTCTTGCGGAAAATGTGGCGAAAGGTCGTGATTTAGACTTGAATTCGGTTCGAGTTAGTGGTCGAGATGGAAATATTGGAGAAAGAACAAAAGATGAAATCTCCGTTATGGCACTTCGAGGCGGGGATATTGTTGGTCGGCACACAGTCGGTTTTTATAACGACGGTGAGTTTTTAGAATTTAATCACACGGCAACAAGTCGGGATACTTTTGCAAAAGGTGCAATTCGTGCGGGTCGTTGGCTGTTGAATAAAGAAAACGGTCTTTATAATATTGCGAGTATTTTTGAATAA
- a CDS encoding collagenase-like protease (PFAM: Peptidase family U32) gives MKKPELLSPAGNLEKLKIAIDYGADAVYGGVSHFSLRIRSGKEFDLDSFQQGIQYAHDRNRKVYVTINGFPFNSQIDLLKNHIAQMRDLKPDAFIISTPGVLKIAKEIAPNMPLHLSTQANVLNYLDAQFYYDLGVERIIAAREISLRDLEGIKKEVPQLELEIFIHGSMCFAYSGRCLISSLQSGRVPNRGSCANDCRFPYTLYAENEETGTLFKLEEQPEVGTYIMNSKDLNLSRHIEEIMKYDLIDSLKIEGRTKSSYYSAITTNTYRNAIDDTMNGKFESEKYWDELQTTQNRGFTDAYLIHKPFQKNDTESKNDFMMMGTHQVSGIILKAGFFQCRYTTKPNQEIEILLPKDQKIDEVENEIGKIWFDSEKNMFKMILFKILTEEKVELESVHSGNPNPIHLPTNLPIYSFLRVKL, from the coding sequence TTGAAAAAACCAGAACTTCTTTCTCCAGCAGGAAATTTAGAAAAATTAAAAATTGCAATTGATTACGGTGCTGATGCTGTTTATGGCGGGGTGAGTCATTTTTCACTCCGAATTCGTTCAGGAAAAGAGTTTGATTTAGATTCTTTTCAGCAGGGAATCCAATATGCACATGATCGAAATCGAAAAGTTTATGTAACGATTAACGGATTTCCATTCAATTCACAAATCGATTTACTAAAAAATCACATTGCACAAATGCGGGATTTAAAGCCTGATGCATTTATTATTTCCACTCCAGGAGTTTTAAAAATAGCAAAAGAGATCGCTCCAAATATGCCCCTTCACCTCTCAACTCAAGCAAATGTTTTAAATTATCTCGATGCACAATTTTATTACGATTTGGGAGTTGAACGAATTATCGCAGCAAGAGAAATATCTTTACGAGATTTGGAGGGAATTAAAAAAGAAGTTCCGCAATTGGAATTGGAGATTTTTATTCACGGTTCGATGTGTTTTGCTTACAGCGGTCGATGTCTGATTAGTTCTTTGCAAAGTGGTCGAGTTCCAAATCGAGGTAGTTGTGCGAATGATTGTCGTTTTCCATATACACTTTATGCGGAAAATGAAGAGACGGGAACTCTTTTTAAATTGGAAGAACAACCAGAAGTTGGAACTTACATTATGAATTCCAAAGATTTAAATCTTTCGAGACATATCGAGGAGATTATGAAATATGACCTCATCGACTCATTGAAAATTGAAGGTCGAACAAAAAGTTCCTACTATTCTGCAATCACAACAAATACTTATCGAAATGCAATTGATGACACAATGAACGGAAAATTTGAGTCTGAAAAATATTGGGATGAACTCCAAACGACTCAAAATCGTGGTTTCACTGATGCCTATTTAATTCACAAGCCATTCCAAAAAAATGATACGGAAAGCAAAAACGATTTTATGATGATGGGAACTCACCAAGTTTCTGGCATTATTTTAAAAGCTGGTTTTTTCCAATGCCGATACACAACAAAGCCAAATCAGGAAATTGAAATTCTTCTACCAAAAGATCAAAAAATCGATGAGGTCGAAAATGAAATCGGTAAAATTTGGTTCGACTCCGAAAAAAATATGTTCAAAATGATACTTTTCAAAATTCTTACTGAAGAAAAAGTGGAACTTGAAAGTGTTCATAGCGGAAACCCAAACCCAATTCATCTCCCAACTAATTTACCAATTTACTCATTTTTAAGAGTCAAGCTGTGA